The Ignavibacteriales bacterium sequence AAGTCAGAAATAAATCATAAAAAATTATCCCGGCGAAGAACCAATCAATTAAATATTGATCTCAGAATTGATGAATTTCCGTCTGCTCAAATTAAAAAGGTCATATAAACCTTTCAGCTATATGACCTTTGATTGAAAACTATTAAAATCGCACCGGTAAGTTAAAAACCGGAGTTCACGTTAACATCAACTTGCTCATTAGAACGTCGTTTGAAATTGTTGAAATTATAGCTTAATGATAAATTAAATATCGGGGCTTCGGGCCTTACAAATAAGTTTGACGTAAATCCTGTTCCGTTTGAAACAATATTAAATTTTGTCTGACCAAATAAATTCTGCGCGCTTAATGTAGCAATCAATTGTTTTTCAAGGAATTCTTGTCTAACCGATGCGCCGATTATCATGAAAGTTTTAATTTCACCCTGTGAAGTAACATTCTTGGGATAATAATTTGTAAAGAATTGAATACGTGTTGCTGCCGAAAGCATTACAGTTGTATTCAAACGGGCATCCCACGAAAATGTATTTTGTCCTTGGATCCCGAGCTGAGGTTTTTCTTCCAAAGTGAAATGGTAAAAATTAAATACCGGATCCATCTTAAACCATGGAGCAAAAGTTACATTGGCAGTTATTTCCGCTCCAGCCGATGTTGTGTTCAAAACATTCTCTGGTATTAAATTCAATCTTCCGGTATTATCAACCTCTTGAAGTTGCTCAATACCATCTTCGGTTTTTCTGAAATATGTTTGCACTGTTAAATAAACACCGGTAAAAGATTTTTGATAATTCAATTCCAGCGAATGCGTAAACGAAGGAACCAAATATGGGTTCCCGCCGGTAGAAGTATATGTATCAGAGAAATACGTGTACGGATTCAACTGTCCGTCATAAGGTCTTTGAATTCTTCTGCTGTAACTGAATTGCATCTGCTGATCTTCGCTTATCTTTTTGGAAATGTTCAACGTTGGAAAGAGATGAAGCTTTTGATACTTGAATTGAACATTACTTGTCAACTGATCCAATAATCGATCCGTATATTCAAGACGCATTCCGGCTTGATAATCCAATCCTAAAATTTTGTCTGTGTATGTTGCGAACGCCGCATAGATATTATTTCTGAAATCAAAATTGTTTGAGAACGTGTTATTTAATATCCAAAGCTGAGAATCGTTATTAAAATCTTTACTTATTATATCGATCTTTTTGTAAAAGAGAGTTGCCTGAAGTCCGGTTTCAAAAGTATTTTTATCGACAAGATTGTGTTTATAGTTCAACTTGATTCTAGAGTCGATCCTTGATGTATTATTTTCTCTTCCCCTTAAATTTATTTGAGTTGTACCGTCTGAGAGAATAGTATTTTCAGTCGTAAATTGATTTGACGGCAATTTTAATTTAGTGAATGTCGCTTCAAAATAGAGATCGTTTACTTTTGGCGTGAAGATATTACTGAAATTTAATGATCCGTTAAAATATTCGGCTGTGGTTTTACTCTGATCATCTGTATGAGCGTAACTTCCAGAGGAGTTCTCCATTAAGTCGGAAACATTATTATAAGTATTTACACCCATGTTCATGTCAACGTAACCATAAGAACCTGTGATTCCAAGTGTAACTTTATCAGAGAAATATCTATCGAAAGCAAATCTTCCATTGAAGGCGTCACGCTTGTTATGGATATTCGCCCTAGAATTTATTCCGGTTGTACTTAATTGTGTCCGGTCTACACTTATATCTTGAAAATTGTTATACCGTCTGGCATCTCCGCCGATATTGAGATTATAATCCGGAGTTCGGTAACCAAGATTAAAATCGCCGTTATATTTATCCCGCGAACCCGCTCCGCTGTTTGCAATGCCGCTTGTATTTGTAACATTGGTTTTCTTTGTAACGATGTTTATTATACCGGCCGTTCCCTCGGCATCGTACTTGGCGGATGGATTGGTTATGATCTCAATGTTATCAATAATGTTTGCTGGAATCTGTCTTAATGCATCGGTTCCTTGAAGAACACTTGGTTTTCCGTCAACCATTACTGTAAAATTACCGCTGCCGCGTAAGGAAAGATTTCCGTTGGCATCAATTTGAACCGACGGTTGATTCTGAAGAACATCAACGGCGGTTCCACCTGTCGCAGATAAATTCTGGCTAACATTAACAACTTTTTTATCAATCTTAAATTCAACCGCACTTTTTTCTGCAATCACCTCGGACTCTTTCATAGTAACTGCATCCGAAAGAAGTTTTATCTCTTTTAGATTTACAAATTGACTTCCATCCGAAATCTGAACATCGTTAATCTCTTTTTTCTTAAAGCCGATAAATGAAATAGACAGATTATAAACTCCGTTGGGAATTCCGGATAACAAAAATTCCCCGTTTTTATCAGATGCAATTCCGTTAACCATTTGAGAATTTTGTTTTGAGAGAAGAATTATACTTGCGTATTCGATTGGAGAATTGACCGAAGCGTCTATGACCTTACCGGAGATAACGCCTTGTCCTGTTGATTTATTAATGGTTGCTGCTACTCTCGGTCCGCTCTGTGCCGAAATTTTTATTTGTAATAGTGTAAGTGTTAATAAACAGTAAAAGATTTTCTTCATAGCCATGTCCTTTCATTTGGCATTATGACGAATCAATAATTCAAAAAGTTACAGAGGGCAAAAAATTTTCACTTTCCTTTTGGTGATAATGAATGGATGGACTTATGAAATGGCATAAAAAGAATAACGTCGGCTCACATATAAAATTGATTAGACTTTCTTTAATACACTAAAAAATTATATTAACCCGTTTTGTGAATTAGAATGTAAACCGTTAAAACGGTTCTGACATTGCGCTTTGTTTTCTAACCCCGCGATTTATCGCGTAGTTAATCAATGGAACAATGATCTTTTAAACTATTTCAACAGTTTATTAAACTATATTCTTTAATTCACAAAACACGCAATAATAAATAAATTATAAACTGATTTTTTGATCTTCATGCTTGTTGAGCTTTGTATCTCAGCATGAACAAGGATTGCTACTTCTTCACATGTAGTTTAGGTGAATACTTCAAGCACTCTTTCCCGGCTGCCGAGAATACCTCAATTGATGGAAGATGCAGTGATTTGAATCCAAATGCTTTGCAAGCATAAGGGCGGTTTTTTTCCCATGTTATTCTAAAATAAACACACTTTTTGCAATCAACGGGCATTTCAATTAAGGTTTTTGATTAATTATCGAATCTATAATGAGAAAATTAATATGCAAAAACATCGCTTTTAAAATTAGGTTGATCAGTGAGCAAATTCATGGTAAAACTTAACGGAATTAAAGCAAGAGTATTGAAATTAATTAAAGCGTTATCATTTATACATAACCGCTCATTCTTTAATCTCATTTTGCTTATATTACACCACAAATTTACGTTTATTACACAAATTCAAAGTCAATCTTGCTTAAAAAATATATAACAAAATTCAAAGCCTTCTTTGGTGCTAAACCAAAATCTGTTTCAGGTGCATCAACATCAAAACCAATCGATTCGAAACCATCTGCTCAAAAACAGAAGCCACATTCTCAAACTAAACCAAGCGGTGTACATCATCCTCGTGAACCTCATAAAAAAGAAACGCGCGAAGAATACCGTCTTCGTCATGAAAAAAGTACTCGAAAAAAAACAACTCTTTCAAGTACACCGCCGAGTACGCCAAGCATCCCTCGTCCGGCTCAAATTATTTCCTCTGAACCATGGGATGATTCATTATTTAAAGTTCCAGTGGTTGACGGGAAATCGCGTTTTCACGATTTTGATTTGGCAAAAGAAATACTGCACGCAGTTTTTGATTTAGGATTTCAGTATTGCACGCAGGTCCAAGCTGAGACTCTTCCCAGATCGCTTACCGGAGATGATGTTACTGCGCAGGCACAAACAGGAACCGGTAAAACTGCGGCATTTCTTATTACCATCTTCAATCATATTCTCAAACAACCGATTGATAAAAAAAGAAAACCCGGAACACCGCGCGCATTAATTCTTGCGCCTACGCGGGAGCTTGTCTTGCAAATTGAAAAAGACACGCGCGGACTTGGCAAGTATATTCCTTGTTCAATACTTTCTCTTCTTGGCGGTGTGGATTATATAAAACAGCAAAAAATTCTTCGTAGTGAACCATGCGATATTCTAATTTGTACTCCAGGACGTTTAATTGATTTCATGAAAAAGAAGCTAGTTGATTTGAGCAAAGTGGAGATTCTAATTATTGATGAAGCCGACCGAATGCTTGATATGGGATTCATCCCATCTGTTAAACAGATTGTAATTGCTACTCCACAGAAAGCGAAACGGCAGACAATGTTTTTCAGCGCTACAATGACGGGCGATGTAAAGCGTCTTGCAGAATCATGGACGAGGCAAGCATTTGAAATTACAGTGAAGCCGGAAGATATTGCGGTCCAAAGTATTGAGCAGATTACCTATATAACAACAATTGTAGAAAAACCAACATTGCTTTATAATATCATAATGCAGAAAAAACTTGAACGCGTTTTGATATTTGTTAATAGGCGGCATGAAGCCAGGCGTTTAGTGGAAACATTTAAAATGTATGGAATTAGTTGCGCTCTTCTTTCGGGAGAAGTGGATCAAATCCAACGAATAAAAAGATTGGAAAATTTCCGGGAGGGAAAAGTTCGTGTTCTTGTTGCAACCGATGTCGCATCTCGCGGTCTTCATGTTGAAGCGATTTCGCATGTTATCAATTACAACATGCCTCAAGATGTTGAAGAATATGTGCATCGTATTGGTCGCACAGGACGTGCCGGCGCTTCCGGTATTGCAATTAATTTTGCCGATGAAGAAGATTCGTATGAACTTCAGAAGCTGGAAGAATTTCTAGGTAAAAAAATTGAATGTATTTTTCCCGAAGATGAATTGCTAATCCCGATTCCAGAAATGTATAAGAAAATAGTTTCTCAGAAACCGCGTAGAAGTGAACCCGTGAAAAGAAAAAGCAGCGGTCCAAGAAGAAGAAACTGATTACGATACAAAGGAATAATTACTCAAAAATTATTTTAATAGTTGCTTTAGCTCATCAATTGATAATGGTTTTCCGAGAATCTTTCTTGCCCCATCCAGTAAGAACATAGTTGGAGTTGCATAAACATAATAATCAGATGCAGCTTTTGAATTCCATCCTTTCAGATCGGAAACATTAATCCATTTCAAATTATTACTCTTTATGAAGCCAAGCCAGTCATCTTTTTTCTCGTCAAGAGAGATTGCAATTACTTCAAATTTTTTTTCTCTTTGAGCATTATAAAACTTATTCAACTCCGGGATTAAATCTTTACAGTGGGGGCACCAACTGGCATAGTATACTATTAATAATTTATCAGAAGTTGTTTTTTCCAGATCAACATTTTTACCATCAACATCAGGCAGAATTATATTTGGAGCCATAGCATTTACATATAGTTTTTTATTCTGGTCAATTCTTCTTTGTATAGAACTCTCGGTTTTTGAATCGAGACAAAGATCATCCTTGATTACATAATTCTGAATTATATAATCGAGCGTTTGTTCTAAGCCGAATTTTTTAAATCCGTCTATCATATATTCGGTTATATGCTGATACACAAGCTGGTTTATTTTTGCTTTGTTAAGAATTGAGTCAACTGCAATCATGAATTCCTTTTCAAGAAGCTCTTTGGGAAGCTGCGGGTTCCGGTAATAAGTTAAGTACTCAATTGTTTTGTTGGTAAAAACATCCGAATAGATTAATCCGGAATTCTTAAAATCAACTTTATCCAATGCATGAGATTTCAGAAAAACCAATTGCTTCTCCAATGGAAATGTAAAGTCAACCACCGGTAATTGTGATGATCTAATGTATCTGGCAATAAAATTGTTGGGGTTTTTTTGAGAGATGAGATTCACAAATTCCAGATATTGCTTTTGGAGTTGTGCAAATTTATTTCTCGTCGCAGCATAATAATCATCATCTTTAGGATAGCGGGCTAATATCAACTGCAGCAATTCTGTCTTTGTTTTATACTGTTTGTTAAGATTAATAAAAGAATAAAACAACTTATTGGATTCAGATCTATTCACTGCAACAGAGTCTGGAATACTATTAACATCGGCGCTAATATCTACATCTTCTCCATCATAAATAAAATTTATTCGCCTATTGTTGCCGAATTGTAAAAAGTAAATGCCGGGATGATGTTGGGTTGGGACAAATTGATAACTGAATTTATTTATTTGAGTGGATTTAATCGAATCGATAAAAAAAGTTTTTTCGCCTTGGAGAGAAAATAAAACCGCATTATTGGTATTAATTCCATCTATCGTAATGCTTACAGTCTGTGCTTCTAAAAAATTGAAGGATATTAGAAAGAACGAAAGCAAAATGTAATTCATAAATATTTCTCAAAAATTCATTCGAATTATAATAAAAAGAAAGAAGAAATTGATGTATGATTAATCCTTGATGCAGCGAACACTGAATGCATTCTTCTTACTATAATATAGAAAATCTCGAGTGATAATTTTAGTGTTATATAAGAGATTAAGGTAATAGGAATGATTAGCATCAGAAGTTTTTGTTGAACTCCAAAAGAAAGTGGTAGATCCCAAAGTAAGAGGGGCAAAGCCGACCCCGCCGAGGCCTGTATCATAGCCATAACCGGCTATCAATGCTGAGAACCCGCTTGTGTTTGTTCCCGCTCCATCAGCAGTTCCTTCGCCTCCGGCTTTTAATGCGTTTCCATCATTATCAACTGCACTGCTCGTGCTAAGAGTTTCGAAATCAAATAAGGTTGGTACATGCCATCCGGTTGGGCAAATGCCTTGTGCACCTTGGATACTGCTATATTGCATCGCTTCGTCCCACTGATAAAGACCGCCAAATTTTGTACAATTTGCCAAGGCATTATCATCGTAACAATATTTTTCAATTACACCGTTATTTGTTTGAGCTTCGTTTTTGTTAATTCTCGTTCCAACGTCTAGGTTCTCTCTCATCCAGCACTGTCTTCCGATCTGAACAACATTATATGATTTACCGGAATAGGTTAGCGTGCCCATACATCTTGTTTTGAAAGTCCATGTTATTGACCAGCCCGATGTTCCATAGCTATTTGATGCGCTTACCCGCCAGAAATATGACGTTGAAATATTAAAACCGGTCACTTGTTGGAATGTATTAGTTAATCCATTTTGATCATAGACAAGACTTGTGAACGAACTATTTAAAGATATTTGAAGTGTATAACTAGTTGCACCATTACTTGTGTTCCATGAAAACATAGGAGATATATCAACATCAGCTGAATTATTAACAGGAGAAAATAATGGAGGTGCAAATGGCGCTGTACCCGTAGTTGTAAATGTCCACGCCGGTGTTGACCAATCCGATGTTCCGTTAATACTTGTCGCGCTGACTCGCCAATAATATTTTGTCAAATTACTCAAACCGGCGAGTTGTTGGTTTGTAGGAGTTATACCCGATTGATTGTGGACTAAATTGGTGAATGAACTATTTGTGGAAACCTGCAATGTATAACTAGACGCACCTGCGCTCGTGTTCCATGCTAAAATTGGAGAAGTGCTTACATCAATAGCCCCGTTGGCTGGAGATGATAACGTCGGTGGATTAGGAGGAGGGCCTGCTGTTGTAAAAGACCATATTGGTGTTGACCAACCCGAAGTTCCGTAACTATTAGTGGCGTTAACTCTCCAGAAATAAACAGTAGAAAAATTAAATCCTGTAACTATTTGATTCGTTGTTGTTAGTCCGGATTGGTTGTAAACAAAATTTGAAAAAGAATTATTGGTTGATACTTGCAGCGTATAGCTAGTTGCGCCTGAACTTGCGTTCCAGTTTAACGATGGAGAAGTACTAACATTTACTAAATTGTTTGTCGGTAATGATAATAACGGTATGCTGGGCGCTGAACCTGTAGTTGTAAATCCCCATGTGGGAGACGACCAGCCGGATGAGCCATTAATATTTGTTGCGCTAACCCGCCAGTAATATGTTGTTAGATTACTCAAACCGGTTAACTGTTGATTTGAAGCCGTTAATCCATTTTGGTTGAAGACAAAACTTGAAAACAAACTATCGGTTGATACCTGCAATGTATAACTTATTGCGTCGGTAGTTGCATTCCATGTTAGAGTAGGAGAAGTGCTTATATCAATCGCGTTCTTTGCCGGAGATATTAAAGTAGGTGCCGGTATTAAAGTTTCCGGAATTGTTGGATCTGCAAATTTGCATGAATAAGCCACTAAAAGAAGACCAATATAAAAAATGATCTTAATTGTGGCAGAATTCATCCGTTTGATTGTTTTATATATCTTACTTTTAGATAGCAACTCGGTTACTTCCCTCATTCCGATTATATCAATATCATTCACATTTATAATATTGGTAAAGAATATTTTGAAATCAACCCACAATCTCTTTTAGAGTCCGATCTTAACTTTTTTAGTGCTTTCCCGCACAATTACGAGGGATTGTGTATATAATCTGCTATTCTTTTCTTGATTTAATTAATCAAATGTATTCCACTCACATCCTCTTCAAAAAATTTCCTTGTAATGGTAGTTATGCACTAAGTACTTTAGGTTAATCAAAAATTGAATTTGAACCAGAATGAACAAAGTAAAACTTTTCTAAACTTTAACTGCTTGGTATAATATTATTTATTTTTATTGATTATTCACTTACCAATCTTTAAGTTTATTCAGAGTAAGTATTCAGTCATTTCTTGTTGCTCTCAAATATTTTTGATTCCATATCAATATATTTCAAATTTATGTTGAAAAATGTTGAGAACAATCAAATTCGAATATTCCAATTAGAAGAAGAGAACAGCAAACTAAAAACTTCTGTGCAGGAACTCTCAGTTCTAAATGAAATAGCTACCGCAATCAGTTCGACACTTTCAATTGAAGACATTGTGGAACTAATCGTTAAAAAATGTATCAAGCATTTGAAAGTTGAACAGTGCGCCGTAATGCTATTAGATAAAAAACCCGATTCACAAAACTTTCATACTCTTATTAGAAAAGAAGACGAAAGTAAAGGTAATCTCCCACTTAAACTCGATCTACAATTAACAGGGTGGATGATTCTTAATAAAAGTCCATTGATTTCCAATGATTTAAAAAACGACACAAGATTTGTACTAAATCTTTCAGGAGAATCAATTATCAAATCTTTAATAAGTGTTCCACTGTTGATGAAAGGCAACCTTATCGGAATTCTTGCTGTGTTCAATAAAAAAAATGACCGCGAATTTACACATGATGAAGAGAGACTGCTGTCAATTATAGGTGCTCAATCTGCTCATGTTATAGAAAATGCACGCTTGTTTGAAGATGAAAAAAAACTGGAAATTTTACAGGAAGAGCTTGAAAGAGCTGCAGAGATTCAAAAAAATCTTTTACCTGCTAGATTACCCGTTATCGACGGCTTCGATTTCTATGCAGTAAATATTCCCGCAAAAGAAGTTGGCGGTGATTACTATGATTTTATAAATATTGATGAAAACAAGATGGCTTTTTGTCTTGGTGATGTTTCCGGTAAAGGATTACCGGCTGCATTGCTCATGGCAAACCTTCAAGCAACGTTGCGTAGTCAAATATTATTTAACCTGCCTTGTTGCCAAGCGATAAACCGTTCAAATCTTCTTTTGTATAGAAGCACAGAAGCAGCAAAGTTTGTAACATTATTCATAGGAATGATTGATCCATTATCTGACAAATTAAAATTTTGTAACGCCGGGCATAATTATCCAATATTAA is a genomic window containing:
- a CDS encoding TonB-dependent receptor, which gives rise to MKKIFYCLLTLTLLQIKISAQSGPRVAATINKSTGQGVISGKVIDASVNSPIEYASIILLSKQNSQMVNGIASDKNGEFLLSGIPNGVYNLSISFIGFKKKEINDVQISDGSQFVNLKEIKLLSDAVTMKESEVIAEKSAVEFKIDKKVVNVSQNLSATGGTAVDVLQNQPSVQIDANGNLSLRGSGNFTVMVDGKPSVLQGTDALRQIPANIIDNIEIITNPSAKYDAEGTAGIINIVTKKTNVTNTSGIANSGAGSRDKYNGDFNLGYRTPDYNLNIGGDARRYNNFQDISVDRTQLSTTGINSRANIHNKRDAFNGRFAFDRYFSDKVTLGITGSYGYVDMNMGVNTYNNVSDLMENSSGSYAHTDDQSKTTAEYFNGSLNFSNIFTPKVNDLYFEATFTKLKLPSNQFTTENTILSDGTTQINLRGRENNTSRIDSRIKLNYKHNLVDKNTFETGLQATLFYKKIDIISKDFNNDSQLWILNNTFSNNFDFRNNIYAAFATYTDKILGLDYQAGMRLEYTDRLLDQLTSNVQFKYQKLHLFPTLNISKKISEDQQMQFSYSRRIQRPYDGQLNPYTYFSDTYTSTGGNPYLVPSFTHSLELNYQKSFTGVYLTVQTYFRKTEDGIEQLQEVDNTGRLNLIPENVLNTTSAGAEITANVTFAPWFKMDPVFNFYHFTLEEKPQLGIQGQNTFSWDARLNTTVMLSAATRIQFFTNYYPKNVTSQGEIKTFMIIGASVRQEFLEKQLIATLSAQNLFGQTKFNIVSNGTGFTSNLFVRPEAPIFNLSLSYNFNNFKRRSNEQVDVNVNSGF
- a CDS encoding DEAD/DEAH box helicase, coding for MLKKYITKFKAFFGAKPKSVSGASTSKPIDSKPSAQKQKPHSQTKPSGVHHPREPHKKETREEYRLRHEKSTRKKTTLSSTPPSTPSIPRPAQIISSEPWDDSLFKVPVVDGKSRFHDFDLAKEILHAVFDLGFQYCTQVQAETLPRSLTGDDVTAQAQTGTGKTAAFLITIFNHILKQPIDKKRKPGTPRALILAPTRELVLQIEKDTRGLGKYIPCSILSLLGGVDYIKQQKILRSEPCDILICTPGRLIDFMKKKLVDLSKVEILIIDEADRMLDMGFIPSVKQIVIATPQKAKRQTMFFSATMTGDVKRLAESWTRQAFEITVKPEDIAVQSIEQITYITTIVEKPTLLYNIIMQKKLERVLIFVNRRHEARRLVETFKMYGISCALLSGEVDQIQRIKRLENFREGKVRVLVATDVASRGLHVEAISHVINYNMPQDVEEYVHRIGRTGRAGASGIAINFADEEDSYELQKLEEFLGKKIECIFPEDELLIPIPEMYKKIVSQKPRRSEPVKRKSSGPRRRN
- a CDS encoding thioredoxin-like domain-containing protein codes for the protein MNYILLSFFLISFNFLEAQTVSITIDGINTNNAVLFSLQGEKTFFIDSIKSTQINKFSYQFVPTQHHPGIYFLQFGNNRRINFIYDGEDVDISADVNSIPDSVAVNRSESNKLFYSFINLNKQYKTKTELLQLILARYPKDDDYYAATRNKFAQLQKQYLEFVNLISQKNPNNFIARYIRSSQLPVVDFTFPLEKQLVFLKSHALDKVDFKNSGLIYSDVFTNKTIEYLTYYRNPQLPKELLEKEFMIAVDSILNKAKINQLVYQHITEYMIDGFKKFGLEQTLDYIIQNYVIKDDLCLDSKTESSIQRRIDQNKKLYVNAMAPNIILPDVDGKNVDLEKTTSDKLLIVYYASWCPHCKDLIPELNKFYNAQREKKFEVIAISLDEKKDDWLGFIKSNNLKWINVSDLKGWNSKAASDYYVYATPTMFLLDGARKILGKPLSIDELKQLLK
- a CDS encoding SpoIIE family protein phosphatase yields the protein MLKNVENNQIRIFQLEEENSKLKTSVQELSVLNEIATAISSTLSIEDIVELIVKKCIKHLKVEQCAVMLLDKKPDSQNFHTLIRKEDESKGNLPLKLDLQLTGWMILNKSPLISNDLKNDTRFVLNLSGESIIKSLISVPLLMKGNLIGILAVFNKKNDREFTHDEERLLSIIGAQSAHVIENARLFEDEKKLEILQEELERAAEIQKNLLPARLPVIDGFDFYAVNIPAKEVGGDYYDFINIDENKMAFCLGDVSGKGLPAALLMANLQATLRSQILFNLPCCQAINRSNLLLYRSTEAAKFVTLFIGMIDPLSDKLKFCNAGHNYPILISNDGKITRLKDGGIILGCLPNYPYSEGEIEFKNGDLLFIFTDGITEAMNFQKDEYGEEKLIEELSIIKDNSCEEIAQKILTSVKSHIKDEPQSDDMTLLIIKKISHL